The Natronoglycomyces albus genome has a segment encoding these proteins:
- a CDS encoding ArsR/SmtB family transcription factor has protein sequence MAGKDPLSLIFAALADPTRRDILTRLSRTPATVGDVSKHFDISAPAISQHLKVLQRAGLIERTTRAQWRTLSMRTEPLDEASAWVEKHRREWNQRFDALEKHLETMTTQEDQ, from the coding sequence ATGGCAGGGAAGGACCCACTCAGTCTGATCTTTGCGGCACTGGCCGACCCGACCCGCCGCGACATCCTCACCAGGCTTTCGCGCACTCCGGCAACAGTCGGCGACGTCAGCAAACACTTCGACATCAGCGCACCCGCGATCTCCCAACATCTCAAAGTGCTACAGCGAGCGGGCCTCATCGAACGCACCACGCGAGCCCAATGGCGGACCCTGTCGATGCGCACCGAACCCCTTGACGAGGCATCGGCCTGGGTTGAGAAACACCGCCGCGAATGGAACCAACGCTTCGACGCTCTAGAGAAACATCTCGAAACCATGACCACACAGGAGGACCAATGA
- a CDS encoding SRPBCC family protein → MNTSTPEFTISRTLHAHRDQVWRAWTTEKELAGWLPSTPLETIAFDVREGGHYRYTMINSETGEEYPTGGVFLEVVPCERLVFTWGNPQDPVESSPVITLTLAEDGDRTEMTFHMRGFAGHPGDGYVYDGWVDALADLAKHVGD, encoded by the coding sequence ATGAACACCTCAACACCGGAGTTCACCATCAGCCGCACCTTGCACGCACACCGAGACCAGGTGTGGCGCGCCTGGACGACGGAGAAAGAACTCGCCGGCTGGCTCCCTTCAACCCCACTGGAAACCATCGCCTTTGACGTTCGCGAAGGAGGCCACTATCGCTACACGATGATCAACTCCGAGACTGGCGAGGAGTACCCCACCGGCGGCGTATTCCTGGAAGTCGTTCCCTGCGAACGGCTCGTCTTCACCTGGGGAAACCCACAGGACCCCGTCGAGTCCTCGCCCGTCATCACCCTCACCTTGGCCGAGGATGGCGATCGCACCGAAATGACCTTTCACATGCGTGGATTCGCCGGTCACCCCGGCGACGGGTACGTCTATGACGGCTGGGTCGACGCCTTGGCCGACCTCGCAAAACACGTGGGCGACTAG